From a region of the Calliphora vicina chromosome 4, idCalVici1.1, whole genome shotgun sequence genome:
- the LOC135958109 gene encoding membrane metallo-endopeptidase-like 1, translating into MKFIQVFLEILILLQLWPSEGASTYNSRQTNRKQKKIIEGSMDLKVNPCDDFYQYACGSWDEVFLEAGVKYYEPITMLDYNVNKEMSGVFKRFNTHNKPKFIQEAYKYYKSCEGLSKYEAVKYLVWLKANDQFKWPTLWTPPKKNAQFNWVETLAKMRTYGLNDVFIQQIFMSEINDVKSFVIDLDKPVTDGGFKPMSKANLDVLMNSVPAPMSTDDLDNLWQEIEEFEQKLKQLDDIADVEVENEQEYITERLIYAKDLPFDWLKDYVKIILNKTELNPQMKFYIQNTPYMQALDELLKQYSQRFICKYLEVRFLWHLHQDGPANFVAEDCLASTRSLMPTAMHWLYEQHHPELAQEYTAIYEMFNNVRKHFNNTVIKNNHGFNATVIKYLQDKINNMKLRLNNIPRTNTIATLEKFYQPLNLDAEKFYENHLKVLRFNFHIRRALLSSKTTILDFTYLENGETGSSSSPFFVQNANHVFVPLTLLQPPIYSPDLDDIYRYSSLGFLLAHEMFHGFDDSGLLTDANGSMSLMQFEENPLFNASFNCLLELNPIVISEKIADVSGLRYAYQAFFDANPDALNKTRRIYGAEISLSKVFFLNFAQFFCGDNTPEEFSSMSDHGSDRERVTDALTHFPEFAKAFGCGRHHRLYPHDACHLWR; encoded by the coding sequence atgaaatttatacaaGTGTTTTTGGAAATACTAATCCTACTGCAGTTATGGCCCAGTGAGGGAGCCAGCACTTACAACAGTCGCCAGACAAATcgcaaacaaaagaaaattattgaggGCTCTATGGATTTAAAGGTGAATCCATGTGATGATTTCTATCAATATGCCTGTGGCAGTTGGGATGAGGTGTTTTTGGAGGCGGGCGTGAAATACTATGAACCCATTACCATGTTGGACTATAATGTCAATAAGGAAATGTCGGGTGTTTTTAAACGCTTCAACACTCACAACAAACCTAAATTTATACAAGAGGCTTATAAGTATTATAAATCTTGTGAGGGTTTAAGTAAATATGAAGCCGTTAAGTACTTGGTGTGGCTGAAAGCCAATGATCAATTCAAATGGCCTACATTATGGACACCGCCTAAGAAAAATGCTCAATTCAATTGGGTTGAAACGTTGGCTAAAATGCGTACCTACGGCTTAAATGATGTCTTCATACAGCAAATTTTTATGTCCGAAATAAATGATGTGAAATCATTCGTTATAGATTTAGATAAACCAGTAACGGATGGTGGTTTTAAACCCATGTCCAAAGCTAATTTAGATGTTCTAATGAATTCCGTACCAGCTCCAATGTCTACTGATGATTTGGATAATTTATGGCAAGAAATTGAGGAGTTTGAGCAAAAACTGAAACAGCTAGATGACATTGCAGATGTTGAAGTTGAGAATGAACAGGAGTATATAACGGAGCGTTTGATTTATGCCAAGGATTTACCTTTCGATTGGCTCAAGGATTATGTGAAAATCATACTCAATAAAACGGAATTAAATCcccaaatgaaattttacatacaaaatacacCCTACATGCAGGCTTTGGATGAGCTATTAAAACAATATAGTCAACGTTTTATATGTAAGTACTTGGAAGTAAGATTCTTGTGGCATCTGCATCAGGATGGTCCCGCCAATTTCGTGGCTGAAGATTGTTTGGCCAGTACTAGAAGTTTAATGCCCACTGCCATGCACTGGCTGTATGAGCAGCATCATCCCGAGCTGGCTCAGGAATATACAGCCATCTatgaaatgtttaataatgtgcgcaaacatttcaacaatacggtcatcaaaaataatcatggtTTTAATGCCACTGTCATAAAGTATCTgcaagataaaataaataacatgaAGCTGAGACTAAACAATATACCGCGCACCAATACTATAGCCACGCTAGAGAAATTCTATCAGCCATTGAATTTAGATGCAgagaaattttatgaaaatcatttGAAAGTGCTACGTTTTAACTTTCATATACGCCGCGCTCTCTTAAGTAGCAAAACAACCATTTTAGATTTTACCTACTTGGAAAATGGTGAAACTGGCTCCAGCTCATCTCCGTTTTTTGTGCAGAATGCTAATCATGTGTTTGTTCCTTTAACCCTGCTGCAGCCGCCCATCTATAGTCCCGATCTGGATGACATCTATAGGTATAGTTCTTTGGGCTTCCTGCTGGCCCATGAAATGTTCCATGGCTTTGATGACAGTGGTTTATTAACTGATGCCAATGGTAGCATGAGCTTAATGCAATTCGAAGAGAATCCTTTATTCAATGCCAGTTTCAATTGTCTGCTGGAACTTAATCCCATAGTTATAAGTGAGAAAATTGCCGATGTCAGTGGCTTACGTTATGCCTATCAGGCATTTTTTGATGCCAATCCTGATGCCTTAAATAAAACACGTCGTATTTATGGCGCTGAAATATCCCTaagtaaagttttctttttgaattttgctCAGTTCTTTTGTGGCGATAATACGCCCGAAGAATTTTCTTCAATGTCCGATCATGGCTCTGATCGTGAGCGAGTTACCGATGCTCTCACACATTTTCCTGAATTTGCAAAGGCATTTGGCTGTGGCAGACATCATCGGCTATACCCTCATGATGCCTGTCATTTGTGGCGGTAA